In Drosophila kikkawai strain 14028-0561.14 unplaced genomic scaffold, DkikHiC1v2 scaffold_209, whole genome shotgun sequence, the DNA window aaaagaaacttacattttcaaatatgcctagctaagtttaaacaatattaataattatataataaataaattttgtatatataaaatatacatataatatttatatttttggttatcgctatgcagaaaccaatagtacagtcgtcagagaaattccaggacatggacaatgAACATTGTCATTGCAAGACAGTTTACGCTACCTAAAGATGTGATTGTCTTCCTACGGAAACCCCGACCAAttcaaataaagatatttccattcttgggctagaatattcaatgttaagatatatgcgaaatataacttgataatttttctcttttatgaaattaagtggtggtcctgaaaaggaccgattGTTGAGAAGTACAGACTGTACTGATTTTTTAACCGCCGAAACCGTACAGGGTGCGGCCTTGTCTCTTCAGGGCGTAGACGACGTCCATGGCTGTGACGGTCTTCCTCTTGGCGTGTTCAGTGTAGGTGACGGCATCACGGATCACGTTCTCCAAAAACACCTTCAGAACACCACGGGTTTCCTCGTAAATGAGTCCCGAAATGCGCTTCACGCCGCCACGCCGAGCCAGACGACGGATGGCTGGCTTTGTGATACCCTGGATGTTATCACGCAGCACTTTGCGATGACGCTTGGCGCCACCTTTTCCCAAGCCTTTGCCTCCTTTACCGCGACCAGtcatttttcactattttatttttacacttcgAAAGTCACCACTGAACTAATGTAGAAGCCGCGTCGGCCGCTCCTATTTATACCTAAACTCTGCTCTGCACGAGCGAGCCCGAACGCTATGGCCTTCTCGCTCTGTGCTCGACAAACGAAATGGCATGTGCTTCGACTAGCTCTCTCTTTTCCACCCTCCACGT includes these proteins:
- the LOC121502547 gene encoding histone H4; its protein translation is MTGRGKGGKGLGKGGAKRHRKVLRDNIQGITKPAIRRLARRGGVKRISGLIYEETRGVLKVFLENVIRDAVTYTEHAKRKTVTAMDVVYALKRQGRTLYGFGG